In Fusarium oxysporum f. sp. lycopersici 4287 chromosome 9, whole genome shotgun sequence, the genomic stretch TGGGCGATGCTGGCTATCACTGTGAGGTGCGGCATATGATTCCTTCGCTTATCGTCTCACTCACATGTCGCAGGTTCTCGCAGGCTGCACCGCCGGGGTATGCGACACAGGTCGAAGCAAGCAATACATTCGCTGCTCATGCGCGGTCGCTTGTTTTGTCGCTTGTGGACCAACCGACCGTCCATCGCGCTCAGGTTCTTCTCATGCTGACTGGGCATTCCTGGGGCGCTGGCGAGGGTAGAAGAGCATGGGTTTATCTCGGTATGGCAGTGCGCATGGCCCAAGTCCTCGGGCTGTTTGAAGAACCACCACCAGCGACAACTCGAGAGGACTTTATCGACGCTGAAGAGAGGCGTCGCACCGCATGGACATGCTTCCTGATGGATAGTCTTCTCAGCGGAGGAAAGGGTCGCGACAGGATGTTGTCGGGTGATAAGATGCGGATACAACTCCCATGTGAGTCGGATAGCTTCAATTTCGGCCAGATCGTGCTGTGCGAAAGACTCGATGGCTCATTGCCGGACGGGTCCGCGATGGGTACTGTCCACGGCAGTCTAGGTATCGTAGCCAACAGCATGCGCGTCGCTGATGTCTGGGGCGCCGTCGCCAAATGGGCTTGTACACGGCACGACAACACTGTACCGCCATGGCAGCCTCAGTCCGAGTTCCAGATGCTGCTCTCCCGACTTGAGCTCTGGAAGAACTCATTGCCCGAACGGCTGCGATATGAACTCTTCCTCCTACGAGCGCACAGCGTGTCcaaccaaggccaagcaTATTGCTACATGCACTGCATCTACTTCATGAGCGTCATCTTCCTCTACCGATCTTACCTCCCTGAAGTTGAGATGCAAAAGGCCAGAGTTGGCGATAAGGATTGGGATCAGTGGTCAACGTGGTCAAGCAAAGAACTCGAGAAAGTGGCCGAGCAGGTGTGCGACATGCTGCAAGAGATCCGCGCCTTTGGCTTGTACTTTCTACGCGGCCTCGTTCCATGGATTGGCTTCACTATTTACACGGCCGTCGGAACGATGCTATACTTTTATCACTTCCCAAACCCCGGCGACACGGCGCATCAAGTTGAGAAGCGAAGGGAGCATATTGTCGAGGGCCTCTTGTTCCTCAAAGACATGCGACAAGCTTGGCCGATGGCTGACACCTGGGTAAGTCATCCGTCTCATGCCAGTAACTGTACTGACGGATCACAGCgcgagaagatcaaggcgaTGCAGATATTCTACAGCAACATCAAGGCCGACGGTGATCTCGCAGTAACACCCAGTGAACGACGAGAAATGCGCAACGCAATCATCGACTACGGCGCTCTCCAGCCCGATCCCGTCCGTCAGCCCGACGCCGAAAGCACCGACGAACAAGTACGTCACCCCATCGCTCTCATATTCATTTACTAACAATTCCCAGAGCGCTACAGACGGCGAAAATGACCAGGCCTCGTCAAACGTCGACTTTTCCTTCATCGCGCCCGCAGACATTGACCTGTTCGACACAGATTTTGCATTCGGCAGCAACATGTACGCGACGTTCGCCGACGCAACGCAGGGCTTCTGGGAGAGTTTCCCTGGAAGTATGGACATCGCGGGCGACATGGTCACAGAGAACTGAGTGGTTTTCTTACTGCCAAGCCGGGAAATGTTGTAGGGCGATCGGCACTGAGACCCATCGTAACCTCATGACAGTGAATGGTGGGTGAGCTGAGTTCCCCGCGATTGCATTCAGGCTAAATGCAATGTTAGCCATCACGACAGACCAGCAATTATAAAAAGTCACCACTCATTCACGATAATACCTAATTCTCACCTCAATCTCATTGCATCAGTCAAAATGCCACAGGCCACAAACCCCATCCTTCCGGGCTTCAATCCCGACCCGTCAATCTGCCGCGTCGGTGATGACTACTACATCGCTACATCCACCTTTGAGTGGTTCCCCGGCGTTCAGATCCATCACTCCAAAGACCTCGCCAACTGGACTCTCATCGTGCGTCCAGTGAACCGCAAGAGTCAGCTCGACATGCGCGGTGAGCCTGATAGCTGCGGTGTCTGGGCGCCCTGCCTGACGCACGATGGAGACAAGTTCTGGCTCGTGTACACGGACGTCAAGCGCAAGGACGGTTCGTTCAAGGATGCGCATAACTACATTATCACTGCGCCTGCTATCGAGGGGCCGTGGAGTGATCCTGTGTACGCTAATTCCTCTGGCTTTGATCCATCGCTgtttcatgatgatgacggtcGCAAATGGTTCAACAACATGACCTGGGATCATCGCGCTCGTCCTCATCTGTTCTCTGGTATCTTTCTTCAAGAGTTCGATCCTAAGCAGGGTAAACTAGTGGGgccaaagaagaacatcTTCAAGGGTACAGATCTGGCTTATGTTGAGGGATCGCATTTGTATAAGCGCAATGGATGGTATTACCTCTCTACAGCAGAGGGCGGCACAGGCTATACCCATGCCATGACCCTCGCGCGATCACGAAACATCTGGGGTCCTTATGAAGTTCATCCCCAGAAACACGTCGTCACTTCAAAAGACGCACCCAACGCAGCGCTCCAAAGAGCTGGACACGCTGATATTGTGGATACACCCGATGGCAAGACCTACATCGTGCATTTGACCGGGCGCCCTGTTACCCAAAAGCGACGTTCAGTCTTGGGTCGAGAAACAGCTATTCAAGAAGCTTACTGGGGTGATGACGACTGGCTGTACATCAAGAACGGTCCCGTCCCAAGTCTTCATGTAGATCTCCCTGCTGCACGCGACGACACAGCGTACTGGGAAGAAAAGCGATATACTTTTACCGACAAACTCCATATTGACTTCCAATGGCTACGAACACCTGAACCAGAgcgcatcttcaacatcaagaacaaccaACTCAGTCTCATCGGTCGAGAGTCCGTCGGTTCATGGTTCGAACAAGCCCTCGTCGCGCGTCGTCAAACCCACTTCTCCTACGACGCCGAAACGGTGATAACCTACTCCCCCGAAGACGAGCGCCAATTCGCCGGTCTAACAGCCTACTACTGCcgcttcaacttcttctacCTAACCGTAaccgccaccgccgccgGCCAACGCGAGCTACAAATCATCTCCTCCGAAGAGTCATTCCCAATAGGTCGTCTAGAGCGTCCCTTCGCCGAGCCCGTGGAAATTCCCAACGAGGGCAAGGTTCGACTTGCGGTTAGTGTTCGTGCGGGAAGCACACTTCAGTTTTACTACGCTCTTGAAGGGCAGGAGTTGAAGGAGATTGGACCTGTGTATGATGCTTCTATCCTGTCGGATGAGTGTGGAGGACATCCTAAGGATGGAAGTTTCACGGGTGCGTTTGTGGGCATGGCGTGTTCGGATGTTAATGGGCTTGCGAAGGAGGCGCAGTTTGATTACTTTGTTTATAGGCCTGTGCATGATAAGTTGGATCGATATGAGATATAGAGAAAACGAATAGTCAATTCGAACACAAAGATTTCAACTTATGAAATCTCGCCACATATAATGAACTCGGAAAACAAAACAACTCAGAGAATAAAACCGTTAGCTAGAGAATGAAGGACAGAATACCTTGAAGCCTATCGCAAGATTCACGGTCCTCGAACTTCTGAACCAACTACAAACCAAACGCCGTCTTCGCGCGCTGAAAGTACTCCAACCTCGGCTGGAGATCCGTCCCAACACACTCCTCAATATACTTCTGAAACCCCGTATCAACATCCGTCTTGAACGCCTGTCGAACATCCTCCTTACACTGCGTCTTCAAAAACCAAGGTCCACTTCCAAAGTTGTACTTATCAACCGTAACATCATCCAACAAATCCCCCAACTCCTGATCCGAAAGCCCCTCCACACTCTCAATACCCTGCCATCCCTTGGCCAGCTCGGGAATACTCTTCGCATAGAGAAGATTATAGTTCGGCATTTGCATATTCGCAGATCCTTGGCCTGGGCGTCCAGGGTAGTGATTCCGCTTGTACTGAAAGTCTCCTGACTCAAAAGCCATGAGAGCGAGAACAGCGGCGATTTCAGCGGGGGAGTAGATCTGCTGGGATTGGAAGCTGGAGACGATGAAGGGGGCTGCTTGGGTTGCTGTGCGGCATTCTTTGTTGCCGGTGGGACAGATTTTTGATTTGGGGGCTATAGCTTCGATGATGGGGACTGCAGACAGCGAAGCTGCTGAGAGGGAGGCCAAAGAGGCGATGAGAGAGAGGGTAGTGAATTTCATTGTGATGAATGTCG encodes the following:
- a CDS encoding xylan 1,4-beta-xylosidase; the encoded protein is MPQATNPILPGFNPDPSICRVGDDYYIATSTFEWFPGVQIHHSKDLANWTLIVRPVNRKSQLDMRGEPDSCGVWAPCLTHDGDKFWLVYTDVKRKDGSFKDAHNYIITAPAIEGPWSDPVYANSSGFDPSLFHDDDGRKWFNNMTWDHRARPHLFSGIFLQEFDPKQGKLVGPKKNIFKGTDLAYVEGSHLYKRNGWYYLSTAEGGTGYTHAMTLARSRNIWGPYEVHPQKHVVTSKDAPNAALQRAGHADIVDTPDGKTYIVHLTGRPVTQKRRSVLGRETAIQEAYWGDDDWLYIKNGPVPSLHVDLPAARDDTAYWEEKRYTFTDKLHIDFQWLRTPEPERIFNIKNNQLSLIGRESVGSWFEQALVARRQTHFSYDAETVITYSPEDERQFAGLTAYYCRFNFFYLTVTATAAGQRELQIISSEESFPIGRLERPFAEPVEIPNEGKVRLAVSVRAGSTLQFYYALEGQELKEIGPVYDASILSDECGGHPKDGSFTGAFVGMACSDVNGLAKEAQFDYFVYRPVHDKLDRYEI